A stretch of the Haloplanus aerogenes genome encodes the following:
- the metG gene encoding methionine--tRNA ligase has protein sequence MSHEEFPTERPAVVTCGLPYANGNLHIGHLRTYVGGDVYARALRKLGQETAFVSGSDMHGTPVAVNAEQEGVSPEAFALDWHEIYESTFPKFDVDFDNYGHTHDATNVEITTEIVQALEDNGHVYEKEIMVAYDPEEEQSLPDRYVEGTCPYCGERARGDECDEGCGRHLEPGEIEDPVSTITGNPAEYREQTHKFFRVSAFQDYLSEFIDRLEGTPNARNQPREWIEGELRDWCITRDMDWGIDYPEGEGADDLVLYVWVDAPIEYISSTKQYSERVGADAYDWEETWREDGEIVHVIGRDIIQHHTVFWPAMLRGADYSEPRAVMASGFITLNGKGFSTSRNRAVWADEYLDEGFDPDLLRYYLATNGGFQQDVDFSWERFRERVNNELVGTVGNFAYRALLFAHREFEGTPDADLSDEVRERIETAIDDFAAAVNDYSIRDAGDAAVALAGFGNEYIQRNEPWNLVDDDPERAAQVIRDCIQIAKAVAVLFAPVAPGTCERLWSQVGGEGSVHDVTVDAALEPPAADLDEPDELYEKIPEERVEELNAKLEERVADAEAETESDDESDSAMTDTDFDPIESDRIDFDTFQDLDIRVGEILEAEGIEGADKLARLVVDIGVEERQIVAGIKQLHDLDELPGTRVIVLANLEKAELFGMESNGMVLAAGEEADLLTTVGDAVPGERVR, from the coding sequence ATGAGCCACGAGGAGTTCCCCACGGAGCGGCCAGCGGTGGTGACCTGTGGGTTGCCCTACGCCAACGGCAACCTCCACATCGGTCACCTGCGAACGTACGTCGGCGGCGACGTGTACGCCCGCGCCCTGCGCAAACTCGGACAGGAGACGGCCTTCGTCTCCGGGTCGGACATGCACGGAACGCCCGTCGCGGTCAACGCCGAACAGGAGGGCGTCTCGCCCGAGGCGTTCGCCCTCGATTGGCACGAGATCTACGAATCGACGTTCCCGAAATTCGACGTCGATTTCGACAACTACGGCCACACCCACGACGCGACGAACGTCGAGATAACGACCGAGATCGTGCAGGCGCTGGAGGACAACGGCCACGTCTACGAGAAGGAGATCATGGTGGCCTACGACCCCGAGGAGGAGCAGTCGCTCCCGGACCGCTACGTCGAGGGGACCTGTCCCTACTGCGGCGAACGCGCCCGCGGTGACGAGTGTGACGAGGGCTGTGGCCGCCATCTCGAACCCGGCGAGATCGAAGATCCCGTGAGTACGATCACGGGCAACCCCGCCGAATATCGGGAACAGACCCACAAGTTCTTCCGCGTCTCGGCGTTCCAGGACTACCTCTCGGAGTTCATCGACCGGTTGGAGGGGACGCCCAACGCCCGCAACCAGCCCCGGGAGTGGATCGAGGGGGAACTCCGCGACTGGTGTATCACCCGCGACATGGACTGGGGCATCGACTACCCCGAGGGCGAGGGCGCGGACGACCTCGTCCTCTACGTCTGGGTGGACGCCCCGATCGAGTATATCTCCTCGACGAAACAGTACAGCGAGCGGGTCGGCGCCGACGCGTACGATTGGGAGGAGACGTGGCGTGAGGACGGTGAAATCGTCCACGTCATCGGTCGCGACATCATCCAGCACCACACGGTGTTCTGGCCCGCCATGTTGCGGGGTGCCGACTACAGCGAACCCCGCGCCGTGATGGCGAGCGGGTTCATCACGCTGAACGGCAAGGGGTTCTCCACCTCCCGCAACCGCGCGGTGTGGGCTGACGAGTATCTCGACGAGGGGTTCGATCCCGACCTCCTGCGCTACTACCTCGCCACCAACGGCGGCTTCCAGCAGGACGTGGACTTCTCGTGGGAGCGCTTCCGCGAACGCGTCAACAACGAACTCGTGGGGACGGTCGGCAACTTCGCGTACCGCGCGCTCCTCTTTGCCCACCGGGAGTTCGAGGGGACGCCGGACGCGGACCTCTCGGACGAGGTTCGGGAGCGCATCGAGACGGCAATCGACGACTTCGCGGCCGCCGTCAACGACTACTCGATCCGGGACGCAGGCGACGCCGCCGTCGCCCTCGCGGGATTCGGCAACGAGTACATCCAGCGCAACGAGCCGTGGAACCTCGTCGACGACGACCCGGAGCGCGCCGCACAGGTGATCCGCGACTGCATTCAGATCGCGAAGGCGGTCGCCGTCCTCTTCGCCCCCGTCGCGCCCGGCACCTGCGAGCGCCTGTGGTCGCAGGTGGGCGGCGAGGGTTCGGTCCACGACGTGACGGTCGACGCCGCGCTCGAACCCCCCGCGGCGGACCTCGACGAACCGGACGAACTCTACGAGAAGATCCCCGAGGAGCGAGTGGAAGAACTGAACGCGAAGCTAGAGGAGCGGGTAGCGGACGCGGAAGCAGAGACGGAATCCGACGACGAGAGTGATTCAGCAATGACCGACACCGACTTCGACCCCATCGAATCCGACCGTATCGACTTCGACACGTTCCAGGACCTCGACATCCGTGTCGGGGAGATTCTGGAGGCAGAAGGCATCGAGGGCGCGGACAAACTCGCGCGCCTCGTCGTCGACATCGGCGTCGAGGAGCGCCAGATCGTCGCGGGCATCAAACAGCTTCACGACCTCGACGAACTGCCGGGGACGCGCGTGATCGTCCTCGCCAATCTGGAGAAGGCCGAACTGTTCGGCATGGAGTCGAACGGGATGGTGCTGGCCGCGGGTGAGGAGGCCGACCTGCTGACGACGGTCGGAGACGCGGTGCCGGGCGAGCGGGTTCGATAA